A region of Thermococcus argininiproducens DNA encodes the following proteins:
- the top6B gene encoding DNA topoisomerase VI subunit B, protein MANSEANKLFKEFKIQSVSEFFRRNAAMLGYTGKVRSFTTLIHEAVTNSLDACEEAGILPYVRVEIEELASEHYKIIVEDNGPGIPEKFIAHVFGKMLAGTKAHRNIQSRGQQGIGISGAVMFAQITSGKATRVITSTGGEDIIEAWVGIDVEKNEGKIFKKIKHSNPTGWRGTRIEMEVKDVRYIRSKQGPYWYLKLTAIANPHAHIELIEPDGKLIVFPRSSDKVPEPPEEMKPHPKGVMTDDIYRMAKRTTRTTVRTLLIGGFSRISDKKIDELVRYITALRLIKSEEEQSVREQLLKRLTEGEVDRIIASFGKKGKKVLKDVRKIMEKPPEKLTWHEAEEIVEAFKYMNFLAPPTHGLRPIGEENIEKGLTGILRPEFVTAVSRSPKVYRGGIPFQVEVGLAFGGELSSGFDLLRYANRVPLLFDAGSCVITSAARSIDWKRYRVDDIDRTPLVLLVNVISVHVPYTSTGKQSVANEEEIYEEIRLAVMEAARRLAKYLGGKHRKLYQVKRRKTFEKYVPEVSKALSVLTGMSEEEIKEMLITMIEKKFETIEEQAVEAEGNA, encoded by the coding sequence ATGGCGAATTCTGAGGCAAATAAGCTGTTTAAGGAATTTAAAATACAGAGTGTCAGTGAGTTCTTTAGAAGAAATGCTGCAATGTTGGGTTACACTGGAAAAGTGCGTTCTTTTACGACCTTAATCCACGAGGCTGTGACAAATTCTTTGGATGCGTGTGAGGAGGCTGGAATACTACCATACGTTAGAGTTGAGATAGAAGAACTTGCTTCAGAACACTACAAAATAATTGTAGAAGATAATGGACCTGGGATTCCAGAGAAATTTATTGCACACGTTTTTGGTAAAATGCTAGCTGGTACAAAGGCTCATAGAAATATTCAAAGCAGGGGACAGCAAGGTATTGGTATTAGTGGAGCAGTTATGTTTGCTCAAATTACAAGTGGAAAAGCTACTAGAGTTATCACTTCCACAGGTGGGGAAGATATCATTGAGGCTTGGGTAGGTATTGATGTAGAGAAGAATGAAGGGAAAATTTTCAAGAAAATAAAACACTCAAATCCAACTGGTTGGAGAGGTACAAGAATAGAGATGGAGGTTAAAGATGTTCGTTATATTCGATCTAAGCAGGGCCCCTACTGGTATTTAAAGCTCACTGCTATAGCTAATCCTCACGCGCATATTGAACTCATAGAACCTGATGGGAAGCTGATAGTTTTCCCAAGAAGTAGTGATAAGGTTCCAGAACCTCCGGAAGAAATGAAGCCACATCCCAAAGGTGTCATGACTGATGACATATACAGGATGGCTAAAAGGACTACGAGAACTACTGTGAGGACTCTCCTTATAGGAGGATTTTCAAGAATAAGTGACAAAAAAATCGATGAGTTAGTGAGGTATATAACTGCTTTGAGGCTTATAAAGAGCGAAGAAGAGCAGAGTGTCAGAGAACAACTTCTAAAAAGACTTACTGAAGGAGAGGTAGATAGGATAATAGCCAGTTTTGGAAAGAAAGGGAAGAAGGTTCTTAAAGATGTCAGGAAGATCATGGAAAAACCTCCAGAAAAACTCACTTGGCATGAAGCAGAGGAGATCGTTGAAGCATTTAAATATATGAACTTTTTGGCGCCTCCTACTCATGGACTTAGACCAATTGGAGAGGAAAATATAGAAAAAGGACTTACCGGAATTTTAAGGCCTGAATTTGTGACTGCTGTGAGTAGATCACCAAAGGTTTATCGTGGTGGTATCCCATTCCAAGTTGAAGTTGGACTTGCCTTTGGTGGGGAGTTAAGCAGTGGATTTGATCTCTTAAGGTATGCAAACAGAGTTCCCTTATTATTTGATGCAGGTTCGTGTGTAATAACTTCTGCAGCAAGGAGTATTGATTGGAAGCGTTATAGGGTAGATGATATAGATAGAACTCCATTAGTGCTTTTAGTGAACGTGATCAGTGTTCATGTCCCATATACATCAACTGGAAAACAAAGTGTTGCAAATGAAGAGGAAATCTACGAAGAGATAAGACTTGCAGTAATGGAAGCAGCGAGGAGACTTGCAAAGTACTTGGGTGGAAAACACCGTAAGCTCTACCAAGTTAAAAGAAGAAAGACCTTTGAAAAGTATGTGCCGGAGGTTTCAAAAGCCTTGAGTGTACTTACTGGCATGTCTGAAGAAGAGATTAAAGAGATGCTGATCACGATGATTGAGAAAAAATTTGAAACAATAGAAGAACAAGCCGTGGAGGCTGAGGGAAATGCTTAA
- a CDS encoding KH domain-containing protein, whose translation MDEFEEKLKKYEYVDKEGNKEKSFEIEEFVAFGEQEEFVRIPKERIGVVIGKKGETKKKIEDATKTKIEIDSNTGEVFITSTEKTDDPLAVWKARDIVLAIGRGFSPKRAFRLLNEGEVLEVVDLTDVIVGNEKNALPRVRGRIIGRKGRTREIIEEMSGTDISVYGKTVAIIGNPIQVQIAKTAIEKLVKGSPHGTVYKYLERRKKDLELEGGMYYGEF comes from the coding sequence ATGGATGAATTTGAAGAAAAACTCAAGAAATATGAGTATGTAGATAAAGAGGGAAATAAAGAAAAATCTTTCGAGATCGAGGAGTTTGTTGCATTTGGTGAGCAAGAAGAGTTTGTGAGAATCCCCAAAGAGAGAATTGGAGTAGTTATTGGTAAAAAAGGTGAGACAAAGAAAAAGATTGAAGATGCTACAAAGACCAAAATAGAGATTGATAGTAACACAGGAGAGGTGTTTATTACATCTACAGAAAAGACGGATGACCCCTTGGCGGTATGGAAGGCTAGAGATATAGTTCTTGCTATTGGAAGAGGATTTTCTCCAAAACGAGCCTTTAGGCTTTTAAATGAGGGGGAAGTGCTTGAGGTAGTTGATCTAACCGATGTCATTGTAGGGAATGAGAAAAATGCCCTTCCAAGAGTTAGGGGAAGGATCATTGGAAGAAAGGGGAGAACTAGGGAGATCATAGAGGAAATGAGTGGCACAGATATAAGTGTTTATGGAAAGACAGTTGCAATTATTGGGAATCCAATCCAAGTTCAGATAGCAAAAACTGCGATTGAAAAACTTGTCAAAGGTTCTCCCCATGGGACCGTTTACAAGTACCTAGAAAGAAGAAAGAAAGACTTAGAGCTCGAAGGAGGTATGTATTATGGCGAATTCTGA
- a CDS encoding serine protein kinase RIO produces the protein MRHKDIDREISQILGLDERREKDSELYKVFSEVFDKTTIDTLAYFHRRGKIEHLLGVISTGKEANVFKAIDGDGNYVAVKVYRTYTTEFRRIWEYLAADPRIGYLPKDIRKLVFVWTRREFKNLQRAMKYAVRAPEPIAFGNNVLIMEYIGDEYPAPRLKDIERELDKKDFEELYEFAMGSIEKLWKRGDMVHGDLSEYNILIWERPVIIDWSQATVKRNRMALTLLRRDLRNIINYFAKKGINVEDPDEKFRELSGD, from the coding sequence ATGAGACATAAAGATATTGATAGAGAGATTTCCCAAATTTTAGGGCTAGATGAACGTAGAGAAAAAGATAGTGAGCTTTATAAAGTATTTAGTGAGGTATTTGACAAAACAACAATTGATACGCTTGCGTATTTCCATAGAAGGGGGAAAATAGAACATCTATTAGGCGTGATTTCCACAGGGAAGGAGGCAAATGTGTTTAAGGCCATTGACGGCGATGGTAATTATGTTGCAGTTAAGGTTTATCGGACGTATACCACAGAATTTAGAAGAATATGGGAATATCTAGCCGCAGATCCAAGAATAGGATATCTACCGAAAGACATAAGGAAATTAGTATTTGTATGGACAAGAAGAGAGTTTAAAAATTTACAAAGGGCCATGAAATATGCAGTAAGAGCTCCAGAGCCTATAGCATTTGGTAACAATGTCCTGATTATGGAATATATAGGAGATGAATATCCAGCTCCGAGATTAAAGGATATTGAACGAGAGCTCGATAAAAAGGACTTTGAAGAACTTTATGAATTTGCAATGGGGTCTATTGAAAAGCTTTGGAAGAGAGGAGACATGGTTCACGGAGATCTGAGTGAGTATAATATACTAATTTGGGAAAGACCGGTGATAATTGATTGGTCTCAGGCAACTGTAAAAAGAAATAGAATGGCCTTAACACTGCTTCGTAGAGATTTGAGAAACATAATCAATTATTTCGCTAAAAAAGGAATTAACGTTGAGGATCCTGATGAAAAATTTAGAGAGCTTTCGGGTGATTAG
- the eif1A gene encoding translation initiation factor eIF-1A: MRRKDKNRSVEGEEVIRVPLPKDNQVFGIVEQALGSGWMDVRCSDGKIRRCRIPGRFRRRMWIKIGDVVVVEPWEVQSDERGDIVYRYTRTQVDWLLRKKKITQEFLSGGLTL, from the coding sequence ATGCGAAGGAAGGATAAAAATAGGAGTGTTGAAGGTGAAGAGGTCATTAGAGTCCCTCTTCCAAAGGATAACCAGGTATTTGGGATAGTGGAACAGGCCCTAGGTTCAGGATGGATGGATGTTAGATGTTCTGATGGAAAGATAAGAAGATGCAGAATTCCTGGTAGGTTCAGAAGAAGGATGTGGATTAAGATCGGTGATGTAGTAGTTGTGGAGCCGTGGGAAGTTCAAAGTGATGAGAGAGGAGACATAGTCTATCGTTATACAAGAACCCAAGTGGATTGGCTCCTCAGAAAGAAAAAGATCACCCAGGAATTTCTTAGTGGTGGTCTGACATTGTGA
- the gdhA gene encoding glutamate dehydrogenase, whose translation MVEQDPFEIAVKQLERAAQYMDISEEALEFLKRPQKIVEVTIPVEMDDGSVKVFTGFRVQYNWARGPTKGGIRWHPEETLSTVKALAAWMTWKTAVMDLPYGGGKGGVICNPKEMSDREKERLARGYIRAIYDVISPYTDVPAPDVYTNPQIMAWMMDEYETISRRKDPAFGIITGKPPSVGGIVARMDATARGAAFAVREAAKALGWDTLEGKTIAIQGYGNAGYYMAKIMSEEYGMKVVAVSDSRGGIYNPDGLNADEVLAWKKKTGSVKDFPGATTITNEELLELDVDVLAPSAIEEVITKKNADNIKGKIVAELANGPTTPEADEILYEKGILVIPDFLCNAGGVTVSYFEWVQNITGDYWTVEETRAKLDKKMTKAFWDVYNTHKEKNINMRDAAYVVAVQRVYQAMLDRGWIKK comes from the coding sequence ATGGTTGAGCAAGACCCATTTGAAATCGCTGTTAAGCAGCTCGAGAGAGCTGCCCAATATATGGACATAAGTGAAGAGGCCCTTGAGTTTTTAAAGAGGCCACAAAAAATTGTTGAGGTAACAATTCCAGTTGAGATGGACGACGGTTCTGTGAAGGTTTTCACAGGATTTAGAGTCCAATACAACTGGGCCCGTGGTCCAACAAAGGGTGGTATTAGATGGCACCCAGAAGAAACACTTAGCACCGTTAAAGCTTTGGCTGCTTGGATGACTTGGAAGACAGCTGTTATGGACCTCCCATACGGTGGAGGTAAAGGTGGTGTCATCTGTAATCCAAAAGAAATGAGTGACAGAGAAAAGGAGAGACTCGCTAGAGGATATATAAGAGCTATTTATGATGTTATAAGCCCATACACCGATGTTCCAGCTCCAGACGTTTACACTAACCCACAAATCATGGCTTGGATGATGGATGAGTATGAAACAATTTCAAGAAGAAAGGATCCTGCCTTTGGTATCATAACTGGTAAGCCACCAAGCGTTGGTGGTATTGTAGCAAGAATGGATGCTACAGCAAGAGGTGCTGCGTTCGCAGTTAGAGAGGCTGCAAAGGCCCTTGGATGGGATACCCTTGAAGGTAAAACAATAGCAATCCAAGGTTACGGTAACGCCGGATACTACATGGCCAAGATCATGAGCGAAGAGTACGGAATGAAGGTTGTAGCAGTAAGCGACAGCAGAGGTGGCATTTACAACCCAGATGGACTCAACGCTGATGAAGTCCTTGCTTGGAAGAAGAAGACCGGAAGTGTTAAAGACTTCCCAGGCGCAACCACAATAACCAACGAAGAGCTTCTTGAGCTTGATGTTGATGTTCTTGCCCCATCAGCTATCGAAGAAGTTATCACAAAGAAGAACGCCGACAACATAAAGGGTAAGATCGTTGCCGAGCTTGCAAACGGTCCAACCACACCAGAGGCCGATGAGATTCTCTACGAGAAGGGCATACTTGTTATCCCAGACTTCCTCTGTAACGCAGGTGGTGTTACAGTCAGCTACTTCGAGTGGGTACAAAACATAACCGGTGACTACTGGACAGTCGAAGAAACAAGAGCAAAGCTTGACAAGAAGATGACCAAGGCTTTCTGGGATGTTTACAACACCCACAAGGAGAAGAACATCAACATGAGAGATGCAGCATACGTTGTTGCAGTCCAAAGAGTTTATCAAGCTATGCTTGACAGAGGATGGATTAAGAAGTGA
- a CDS encoding sodium-dependent transporter has translation MEQRDRWASKIGLILAMAGNAIGLGNFWRFPYQAAKNGGGAFMVPYFVALFLLGIPIMWVEWVQGRYGGKYGHGTLGPTFYLMSRESLKPRTAVIFGIIGGMLAFSVTTLLNSYYLHIIGWSAAYTYFSATGAYFGQDTIQFLIGYLTNTTQVLIFWGISVILLGIAVGQGVSKGIERWVKVMMPVLYIAAILLVLRSLTLGSPVKPEWSSIKGFEFLWEPRFSEVTWESALAAAGQIFFTLSLGMGIIQNYASYLGPEDDVALSGLATVSLNEFAEVILGGSIAIPIAFAYLGEEGVAGGVGLAYIALPNVFMNMPGGQLFGAVWFLLLWFAGFTSAIAMYNYLVALLEEDLKINRKTGAVFVFILYLILGLPVALDPTAASLDLYYLTELDNWVGSYLLVVLGLFDIIVAVWLFKPENFWEELHKGAYIKVPEWVMVLIKYIAPIYTLILLVFTTKTYIAKGYFKAVPSYVANPEFAKWVWGARGMMLLILIIGAIEAYMAIKKKYGEELAKNEVIIRL, from the coding sequence ATGGAGCAAAGGGATAGGTGGGCAAGCAAGATTGGTTTGATCTTAGCTATGGCAGGAAACGCAATAGGTCTTGGAAACTTCTGGAGATTCCCATACCAGGCTGCCAAGAACGGTGGCGGTGCATTCATGGTACCATACTTCGTGGCACTATTCCTCCTCGGAATTCCTATTATGTGGGTAGAATGGGTTCAAGGTAGATATGGAGGTAAGTATGGCCACGGTACACTTGGACCAACATTCTATCTAATGTCAAGAGAAAGCTTGAAGCCAAGAACTGCAGTTATCTTTGGTATAATTGGTGGTATGTTGGCCTTCTCAGTAACAACACTCTTGAACAGTTATTATCTCCATATAATTGGTTGGTCAGCAGCTTATACCTACTTCAGCGCAACTGGAGCGTACTTTGGGCAAGACACGATCCAGTTCTTGATTGGATACCTAACCAACACTACTCAAGTATTGATATTCTGGGGCATTTCAGTTATATTGCTTGGAATTGCAGTTGGACAAGGTGTCAGTAAAGGTATTGAAAGATGGGTTAAAGTTATGATGCCCGTTTTATACATCGCAGCTATCTTATTAGTGCTCAGGTCATTGACTCTTGGATCTCCAGTTAAGCCAGAGTGGAGTTCAATCAAAGGTTTTGAATTCCTCTGGGAGCCAAGGTTTTCTGAAGTAACATGGGAATCAGCCCTAGCTGCTGCAGGACAGATATTCTTCACCCTAAGTTTAGGTATGGGTATCATACAGAACTACGCATCATATCTCGGTCCAGAAGATGACGTGGCACTTTCAGGTTTAGCGACGGTTTCACTTAACGAGTTTGCTGAAGTTATTCTCGGTGGTTCAATTGCTATACCAATAGCCTTCGCTTACCTTGGTGAAGAGGGAGTTGCAGGAGGAGTAGGTTTAGCATACATTGCATTGCCAAACGTATTCATGAACATGCCAGGTGGTCAACTCTTCGGTGCAGTATGGTTCCTATTACTCTGGTTTGCTGGATTCACATCAGCCATAGCTATGTACAACTATTTGGTTGCATTACTTGAAGAAGACCTCAAGATAAACAGAAAGACCGGTGCAGTATTTGTATTCATCCTCTATTTGATCCTCGGACTTCCAGTTGCATTAGATCCAACAGCAGCAAGCTTAGACTTATACTACTTAACAGAACTCGACAATTGGGTAGGCTCATACCTATTGGTGGTACTTGGTCTCTTTGATATCATAGTTGCCGTATGGCTCTTCAAACCAGAAAACTTCTGGGAAGAGCTTCACAAAGGTGCATACATTAAGGTTCCAGAGTGGGTTATGGTATTAATCAAGTACATAGCCCCAATATACACTCTCATATTGCTGGTCTTCACAACTAAAACCTACATAGCAAAGGGATACTTCAAGGCCGTGCCAAGCTATGTTGCTAACCCAGAATTTGCCAAGTGGGTCTGGGGAGCCAGAGGAATGATGCTATTGATACTCATTATTGGTGCAATAGAAGCATACATGGCCATTAAGAAGAAGTACGGCGAAGAGCTAGCAAAGAACGAGGTAATAATAAGGCTATGA
- a CDS encoding alpha-glucosidase, producing the protein MKSPELLRETADVLEETEERIKKLTSLSLRRKQNALNKLREAKENFRKMASEVVIDNEELAEFFLKRAVRLKNATNNKSIEKLGEKEYMKDIDAILRYSRAIPYDFAGYMKYVNRAYKAYVWGMISFFVVTAFLPVEFKITSLILLIPIILSLLSLRKRGHSGLMLAFAAIPIPLITGALAVRAYLDVFISPTGLQEAAQGLGVSPSTAQAIAGAMVLFGIAELVLLSYALYMFYKHRHAFL; encoded by the coding sequence ATGAAAAGTCCAGAACTTCTTAGAGAAACTGCAGATGTTTTGGAAGAAACTGAAGAGAGGATAAAGAAGTTAACGTCACTCTCGCTTAGGAGAAAACAGAACGCATTGAATAAACTACGTGAAGCAAAAGAAAACTTTAGAAAAATGGCGAGTGAGGTTGTTATCGACAATGAAGAACTTGCGGAGTTTTTCTTAAAGCGTGCTGTGAGATTAAAGAACGCTACAAACAACAAAAGCATAGAAAAGTTGGGAGAAAAAGAATATATGAAAGATATAGATGCAATACTCAGGTATTCTAGAGCAATACCCTACGATTTTGCAGGTTATATGAAGTATGTTAACAGGGCATATAAGGCGTATGTTTGGGGGATGATAAGTTTCTTCGTTGTCACGGCGTTTCTGCCTGTAGAATTCAAGATAACCTCTCTTATACTGCTCATCCCAATAATACTTTCCTTGCTGAGCCTAAGAAAGAGGGGTCATAGCGGTCTTATGCTTGCATTTGCTGCTATTCCAATACCATTGATAACGGGAGCACTCGCGGTAAGAGCTTATTTGGATGTCTTCATAAGCCCCACGGGTTTACAAGAAGCTGCTCAAGGGTTAGGTGTTTCTCCAAGCACTGCCCAAGCTATAGCCGGAGCAATGGTGCTCTTTGGGATAGCTGAACTAGTACTCCTGAGTTATGCGCTCTATATGTTCTACAAGCACAGACACGCATTTCTCTAG
- a CDS encoding P-II family nitrogen regulator, which translates to MRKIEAIVREEDFDRVQKALKQMGIIPMTTYPVKGRGVQGGIPPYELMPKMKIEIVVKDEDVERVVDTIVQNARRGIPGDGKIFVLPVYEAIRVRTGEKGNEALY; encoded by the coding sequence ATGAGAAAAATAGAGGCTATTGTAAGGGAAGAGGATTTTGATAGAGTGCAAAAAGCTCTGAAACAGATGGGTATAATACCCATGACCACATATCCTGTCAAGGGGAGGGGAGTTCAGGGAGGAATTCCTCCCTACGAATTGATGCCCAAAATGAAGATTGAAATAGTTGTTAAGGATGAAGACGTAGAGAGAGTTGTGGATACAATAGTTCAAAATGCAAGAAGAGGAATCCCAGGAGATGGAAAAATATTCGTTTTGCCTGTTTATGAGGCAATAAGGGTAAGAACAGGAGAAAAAGGAAACGAAGCACTTTACTAG
- a CDS encoding 1,4-alpha-glucan branching protein has product MKGYFTFVLHTHIPYVRKHGKWPFGEEWIFEAIAETYLPLLMEFERLKKKGVKFNLVIGITPVLAEQLADEYMKKSFEEYMEKKLKSMEEDLERYSDEELKKSITYTLDYFMKIYEYWEHIKGDILGELKKLQNEGYIEIITSAATHGYLPLLERDEAIEGQIANGILTYEKYFGKRPKGIWLPECAYRPRGLWRSPSTGQVIWREGLEKFLEKYQLEFFFVESHLIDQGPVSFGYGTILPARTPKSTLRPYFLIGTNIAVFARNRETGLQVWSAEIGYPGDFWYREFHKKAPRSGGQYWRITSKQVGLDAKEPYVPEKALERVEEHAKHFVSLVRTLLEGYEKEHGEKGIVVAPYDTELFGHWWFEGVKWLGKVLELMFGEGIESITISKFLERYNGEKHEIELPEGSWGMYGTHYTWWNPEVEWMWAHIHLAERRMVSLASRYLHEDKLGDRILRQLARELLLIESSDWPFLVTTGQAREYGKRRLLEHIEYFHRLANALEKYFKTKEFTEEDFLKKIEEIDNVFSQINIEVYVSEDFPEVPEYVEVSQPSVQSHKNGN; this is encoded by the coding sequence ATGAAAGGTTACTTTACTTTTGTACTTCATACTCATATTCCCTATGTAAGAAAACACGGTAAATGGCCATTTGGTGAGGAATGGATCTTTGAAGCAATTGCAGAAACGTATCTTCCCCTTCTTATGGAGTTTGAGAGACTTAAAAAGAAGGGAGTGAAGTTTAACCTGGTTATTGGGATTACTCCAGTTTTGGCTGAGCAGCTAGCAGATGAGTATATGAAAAAAAGTTTTGAGGAGTATATGGAAAAAAAGCTCAAAAGCATGGAAGAGGATTTGGAGAGATATTCCGATGAAGAACTCAAAAAGTCCATAACTTACACGTTGGATTACTTTATGAAGATTTATGAGTATTGGGAGCATATAAAAGGAGATATCCTAGGTGAACTCAAGAAACTGCAGAATGAAGGCTATATAGAAATAATAACCTCTGCCGCGACGCATGGATATCTCCCACTTCTTGAAAGAGATGAGGCTATTGAAGGTCAAATTGCAAATGGTATCCTTACTTATGAGAAATACTTCGGGAAAAGGCCAAAAGGCATTTGGCTCCCTGAATGTGCTTATCGGCCCCGAGGTCTATGGCGGAGTCCAAGTACAGGCCAAGTAATTTGGAGAGAGGGTCTTGAGAAGTTTTTGGAAAAATATCAGTTAGAATTTTTCTTTGTTGAAAGTCACCTCATAGATCAAGGTCCAGTAAGCTTTGGATATGGAACGATTCTACCTGCTAGGACTCCAAAGTCGACTTTAAGGCCTTACTTTCTAATAGGCACGAATATTGCAGTATTTGCTAGAAACAGAGAGACTGGATTACAAGTATGGAGTGCGGAGATAGGCTATCCTGGGGATTTTTGGTATAGGGAGTTTCACAAAAAAGCTCCAAGAAGTGGAGGACAATATTGGAGGATAACATCAAAGCAAGTAGGACTTGATGCCAAAGAACCTTATGTGCCTGAAAAAGCCTTGGAGAGAGTTGAGGAACATGCCAAACATTTTGTTAGTCTCGTTAGAACACTTTTAGAAGGTTACGAAAAAGAACACGGGGAAAAGGGAATCGTGGTTGCTCCCTATGATACAGAACTATTTGGTCACTGGTGGTTCGAGGGAGTTAAATGGCTGGGGAAAGTACTTGAGTTAATGTTCGGAGAAGGCATAGAGAGCATAACGATTTCAAAGTTTCTTGAGAGGTACAATGGGGAAAAGCATGAGATTGAGCTTCCTGAAGGTTCTTGGGGGATGTATGGAACTCATTACACATGGTGGAACCCTGAAGTAGAATGGATGTGGGCACATATACATTTAGCGGAGAGGCGGATGGTGTCTTTAGCGAGCAGATATTTACATGAGGATAAATTAGGCGATAGAATCCTAAGGCAGCTTGCAAGAGAATTGTTGCTCATTGAGAGTAGTGATTGGCCCTTCCTCGTAACTACTGGACAAGCTAGGGAATATGGAAAAAGAAGACTCCTTGAACATATCGAGTATTTCCACCGCTTGGCTAATGCTTTGGAAAAATACTTCAAGACAAAAGAATTTACAGAAGAAGATTTTCTTAAGAAAATAGAGGAGATTGACAATGTATTTTCTCAAATAAATATCGAGGTTTATGTAAGCGAAGATTTCCCTGAAGTTCCAGAATATGTTGAGGTCTCACAGCCTTCCGTACAATCACACAAGAACGGGAATTAA